A region from the Ignavibacteria bacterium genome encodes:
- a CDS encoding tetratricopeptide repeat protein, with protein sequence MKLITTILLLFICNAVFSQSDTDKQKAHSTALKAVKIMDQGDLETAITMLNESCKLDPEKPDYRFELGYAYYLKKDFGKSIETLKQTLIMKDISDQYYQMLGNILDESGKRDSALGIYQKGLEKFPNSGRLYLEMGNMQKDSLQKALKYYEKGIQADPGFPSNYYRAAKLFCASTERVWGVLYGEIFMNMERGSDRTEEISKLLFDTYSAGIKFESDSTIQISFSKNGSVTIKDDGSAGRLPFGLGVFEPLIAMSITGEKGISLESLSRIRTNFVKRYFAENYNQNYQNVLYDWHKALIDNGYFDSYNHWLLMAGASDEFDTWQEANKEKFGEFINWFKSHQLKIDKDHKFHRSDYSL encoded by the coding sequence ATGAAATTAATAACTACTATTCTTTTGCTATTCATTTGCAATGCGGTCTTCAGCCAGTCTGACACTGATAAGCAGAAGGCGCACTCAACCGCGCTGAAAGCAGTAAAGATAATGGATCAGGGCGACCTGGAAACGGCAATTACTATGCTGAACGAGTCCTGTAAACTGGATCCTGAGAAACCGGATTACAGGTTTGAACTGGGCTATGCATATTATCTGAAGAAAGATTTTGGGAAATCAATAGAAACTTTGAAGCAGACACTTATTATGAAAGATATTTCTGACCAATATTATCAGATGCTTGGAAATATCCTGGATGAATCCGGTAAACGCGACAGTGCTTTAGGAATATATCAAAAAGGACTTGAGAAATTTCCGAATTCAGGCAGGCTTTATCTTGAGATGGGAAACATGCAGAAGGACAGTTTGCAGAAAGCACTGAAATATTACGAAAAAGGAATTCAGGCGGATCCTGGATTTCCCTCAAACTACTACCGGGCAGCAAAATTGTTTTGTGCGTCAACAGAAAGAGTATGGGGTGTTCTTTATGGCGAGATATTTATGAATATGGAGCGTGGAAGTGACAGAACGGAAGAAATAAGCAAGCTGCTATTTGATACGTACAGCGCTGGAATTAAATTTGAATCCGATTCAACAATCCAGATAAGTTTTAGCAAAAATGGAAGTGTCACTATAAAGGATGATGGTTCAGCCGGAAGGCTTCCATTTGGATTGGGGGTATTTGAACCTTTGATCGCTATGTCAATTACGGGTGAGAAGGGCATTTCGCTTGAGAGTCTTAGCAGGATCCGTACAAACTTTGTAAAAAGGTATTTTGCAGAAAATTACAACCAGAATTATCAAAATGTATTATATGACTGGCACAAGGCTCTGATAGACAATGGCTATTTTGACAGTTATAATCACTGGTTACTTATGGCAGGCGCCTCAGATGAATTTGACACCTGGCAGGAGGCAAATAAGGAGAAGTTCGGCGAGTTCATTAATTGGTTTAAGAGCCATCAGCTGAAAATTGATAAAGATCATAAATTCCATAGGTCAGATTATTCATTGTAG
- a CDS encoding DUF3160 domain-containing protein, translating to MKWFLRSLAISLVLLSFFSAPHAQTPDFNVNSYKQFLSENQNLTTEKLLGMHPTGLFMGNLRLNHLSGLYADSIGIKFNLTSGEKSLLDKNGFMVTERVHFNTFQIAFREIYNRDLPVMITSDAVLHAFHMSYDKILMDVENDVLIPELKSFLKSLHENLPALKSAYSADAGMTTSLKDVDIYLTVARTLLEGQTAPVFAENSSEITAILQFITSEQPASVNLFSSTGKLIDFSQFKTRGHYTKSPALTSYFKAMIWLGRTEMYLSAPRALEPAPKPEDIQRQTIDAALILEAVQASGTMPQYEKINGIIEFFTGEQDNVTLVNLKSLTQSLNVIKAGELLDISKLKTFQDSLKNQSYAFQRILSQIICTGFDSPDSIVPASAFMLFGQRFVIDSYVTAQTVFDRIYFNNERMKRMLPSTLDVMYALGNDAAIQLLKPELDKYHYGTNLAALRYLVDSYGEDFWNLSLYNGWLNSIRKLNPKKDRSNLPSFMQTAAWWQQKLNTQLASWAQLRHDNLLYAKQSYSGGAGCSFPYGYVEPVPELYLELKKLSEKAKNYFSSFNFSDSYTKSVLNSYFSNAITIYTKLASISEKELGKTPLSDEDMTFIRSLVSTGGVCGMDFHPGWYMQLFYQGDALANDPEYVVADVHTAPTDEAGNPTGWVLHAGTGPVNLGVFSVESPSGERITYAGPMLSYYEYLTTGFQRLSDEEWLSKMNMIYMSNPPALLRPEFVNLYLTDYLGKERPEGLSLLTSVPDRPDDQLPQTMTLAQNYPNPFNSTTVINFVIPNKMANRQVTLIVYNALGVEVKKLIDNTLPAGNYFMRWNGTDNFNQSVSSGVYFYNLVIDSEGLKEKVSGKMMLLK from the coding sequence GTGAAATGGTTTTTACGGTCTCTGGCAATATCTTTAGTGTTATTAAGCTTCTTTTCGGCGCCGCACGCCCAGACGCCTGACTTTAACGTAAACAGCTACAAACAGTTCCTTTCTGAAAACCAGAATCTTACAACTGAAAAACTCCTCGGTATGCATCCCACAGGCCTTTTTATGGGAAATCTGAGGCTTAACCACCTCTCAGGACTCTACGCCGACTCAATCGGGATTAAATTTAATCTCACTTCAGGGGAAAAGTCACTCCTGGATAAAAACGGGTTCATGGTAACCGAAAGGGTTCACTTCAATACGTTTCAAATTGCTTTTCGGGAAATCTACAACAGGGACCTACCTGTAATGATTACAAGCGATGCAGTTCTGCATGCTTTCCACATGTCGTACGATAAGATCCTTATGGATGTGGAGAATGATGTTCTGATACCAGAACTGAAAAGTTTCCTCAAAAGCCTGCATGAAAATCTTCCGGCTCTTAAGTCTGCTTACAGCGCTGATGCCGGGATGACCACATCGTTAAAAGACGTGGACATATATCTTACCGTTGCAAGAACGCTCCTTGAGGGACAGACGGCACCAGTATTTGCCGAGAACAGCAGCGAAATTACGGCTATCCTCCAGTTTATTACTTCTGAACAGCCGGCTAGTGTAAATCTGTTCTCCTCAACCGGTAAGTTAATAGATTTCAGCCAGTTTAAGACGCGCGGTCATTACACGAAAAGCCCCGCTCTTACCAGCTACTTTAAGGCTATGATCTGGCTGGGCAGAACTGAAATGTATCTTTCTGCCCCGCGCGCTTTAGAACCAGCTCCAAAACCTGAAGATATTCAAAGACAGACAATTGATGCAGCGCTTATTCTGGAAGCCGTCCAGGCTTCAGGAACAATGCCGCAATATGAAAAGATTAACGGCATCATTGAATTTTTTACCGGCGAACAGGATAATGTCACTCTCGTAAACCTTAAGAGCCTTACTCAGTCACTGAATGTTATTAAGGCCGGCGAGCTTCTGGATATCTCTAAACTTAAGACATTCCAGGATTCATTAAAAAACCAGTCTTATGCCTTTCAGAGGATCCTTTCACAAATAATATGTACCGGCTTTGATTCGCCCGACAGCATCGTTCCCGCTTCGGCTTTCATGCTCTTCGGACAAAGGTTTGTTATTGACTCCTACGTTACGGCACAGACTGTCTTCGACAGAATCTACTTCAACAACGAACGCATGAAAAGAATGCTCCCTTCAACGCTCGACGTGATGTATGCACTGGGCAATGATGCTGCAATACAGCTTCTTAAGCCGGAACTGGACAAGTACCACTACGGAACGAACCTGGCAGCTCTCAGATACCTTGTGGATTCCTACGGCGAGGACTTCTGGAATCTTTCACTTTATAACGGCTGGCTTAATTCCATAAGAAAGTTAAACCCGAAGAAGGATAGGTCAAATCTTCCTTCGTTTATGCAGACTGCAGCCTGGTGGCAGCAGAAACTGAATACACAGCTAGCCTCCTGGGCTCAGCTCAGGCACGATAACCTGCTTTATGCCAAGCAGTCCTATAGCGGCGGAGCAGGATGCTCCTTCCCTTATGGCTACGTGGAGCCTGTACCTGAACTTTACCTTGAACTAAAGAAGCTCTCTGAAAAGGCAAAGAATTATTTTTCGTCCTTCAATTTTTCAGACAGCTATACTAAATCTGTATTGAATAGTTATTTCTCAAATGCTATCACTATCTATACAAAACTGGCTTCAATATCTGAAAAGGAGCTCGGTAAAACTCCCCTTTCAGACGAAGATATGACATTTATTAGAAGCCTGGTCTCAACAGGCGGCGTCTGCGGTATGGACTTTCATCCGGGGTGGTATATGCAGCTTTTCTATCAGGGGGATGCGCTTGCCAACGACCCGGAATACGTAGTTGCCGACGTTCATACCGCCCCTACAGATGAAGCAGGTAACCCCACGGGCTGGGTCCTGCATGCAGGCACAGGGCCTGTTAACCTGGGCGTATTCTCGGTTGAGAGCCCATCGGGAGAGAGAATCACATATGCCGGTCCGATGTTGAGCTATTACGAATACCTTACTACAGGTTTCCAGCGCCTGTCGGACGAGGAATGGTTAAGCAAAATGAATATGATCTATATGAGCAATCCTCCTGCCCTGCTGCGCCCGGAATTTGTTAATCTTTACCTGACAGACTATTTGGGCAAGGAAAGACCAGAAGGACTCTCACTTCTGACTTCTGTACCGGACAGGCCGGATGACCAGCTGCCCCAGACAATGACGCTTGCACAGAATTACCCAAATCCCTTTAACTCAACTACTGTCATAAACTTTGTAATTCCTAATAAAATGGCAAACCGCCAGGTGACGCTTATAGTCTATAACGCGCTAGGAGTTGAAGTTAAGAAGCTGATCGATAATACCCTCCCTGCAGGCAATTATTTCATGCGTTGGAACGGGACGGATAACTTCAATCAGAGCGTGTCAAGCGGCGTTTACTTCTATAACCTGGTAATTGATTCTGAAGGATTAAAGGAAAAGGTTTCTGGGAAAATGATGCTTTTGAAATGA
- a CDS encoding sulfite exporter TauE/SafE family protein: MSDIFLYILLGLTAGALSGLIGIGGGILIVPALVFLFGMSQHQAQGTSLAVLIPPVGILAAMTYYKEGLIDLRVAGLICAGFVIGALFGAKLSISLSDAVMKKVFGVIILLVSLKMIFNK, encoded by the coding sequence ATGTCCGATATTTTTCTTTATATATTGCTGGGGCTTACGGCCGGAGCCTTAAGCGGTCTGATTGGAATCGGCGGCGGGATACTTATTGTTCCGGCATTGGTGTTTTTGTTCGGAATGTCGCAGCATCAGGCTCAGGGTACAAGCCTTGCAGTTTTAATACCACCGGTCGGCATACTGGCTGCAATGACCTACTACAAGGAAGGGCTTATTGATTTAAGGGTTGCTGGACTTATCTGCGCGGGTTTTGTTATAGGTGCACTTTTCGGAGCCAAGTTATCAATAAGTTTGTCAGATGCAGTAATGAAGAAAGTCTTCGGTGTAATAATATTACTCGTATCGCTGAAGATGATTTTTAATAAGTAG
- a CDS encoding VanZ family protein: MFKYLERNKMYFIYIPLVLYWIVLFVATTLPGNDVPSLGVSDKIEHFTAYMVLSVLLCFTYLFQKKFRLLSSRPFLMTILTVTVYGALDELHQLLVPGRSCDILDLTADVTGALLGLLLVFIIKQLTRKMAPQE; the protein is encoded by the coding sequence GTGTTTAAGTATTTAGAAAGAAATAAGATGTATTTTATATATATTCCTCTCGTCCTCTACTGGATTGTTCTTTTCGTAGCGACCACTCTTCCGGGCAACGACGTGCCGAGCCTGGGGGTTAGCGATAAAATTGAGCATTTTACCGCATACATGGTCCTTTCGGTTTTACTCTGTTTTACTTATCTTTTCCAGAAAAAATTCAGGCTTTTATCTTCAAGGCCGTTTCTGATGACGATACTGACAGTTACAGTCTACGGAGCTTTGGATGAGCTGCATCAGCTGCTGGTGCCGGGACGCAGCTGCGATATACTTGACCTTACGGCAGACGTCACCGGAGCTTTACTGGGACTTCTGCTTGTATTTATAATAAAACAGCTTACCAGGAAAATGGCCCCCCAGGAATAA
- a CDS encoding NAD(P)H-hydrate dehydratase — MIPLFSVSQVRSADEYAIGQLQIPGLILMENASLSIFSIIREEYPGLNKSSLIGIVCGRGNNGGDGFALARHFINSGFRVGVIYLSDAEELKGDALTNFEILQNVIHYSDETSFMRQYKSVRDLKRLENSQLIVDALLGTGASGSLKSPYAEIVRELNKFNGVRVALDIPTGLDADKGSGDEAFVADLTVTLAELKKGLFVNKGAVVSGEIKKGYIGLAPEYFDNFQVDTYVIEPEDAFFNLPQKAKDLYKYSAGKVLVIAGSNILPGASFMTASSVLHSGAGASILCFPESAQGVIQSKLDEVIVLPYKDEGRGIFSKGNIEELKKRFEWMDVLAIGPGLGRDEETVEAVVETIRMNKNKKIVIDADAIFALGEGKYKSLDLSNCILTPHQAEFANLLGISLTELQGDVLTYGRRFSEETGALLVLKGAPTVIFNSDGEALINSTGNPGMAKFGTGDVLTGIIAGFAAQAEDTEGAVVSAVYLHSLSADLLLKDKTEYGIMATDIIQNLPEAIKFIRKSSV; from the coding sequence ATGATACCTTTATTTTCTGTTTCCCAGGTAAGATCGGCTGATGAATATGCAATCGGCCAGCTTCAGATTCCGGGGCTCATTCTTATGGAAAATGCTTCCTTGAGCATTTTCAGCATAATAAGGGAAGAGTATCCCGGCTTAAATAAGTCTTCTTTAATAGGAATTGTATGCGGCAGGGGCAATAACGGCGGTGACGGCTTTGCGCTTGCCAGGCATTTTATAAATTCCGGCTTCAGGGTAGGTGTAATCTACCTTTCGGACGCCGAGGAGTTAAAAGGAGACGCCCTCACAAATTTTGAGATCCTTCAAAACGTAATCCACTATTCTGATGAAACCTCTTTTATGAGGCAGTATAAATCGGTGCGCGACCTTAAAAGGCTTGAAAATTCACAGTTGATTGTGGATGCGCTCCTAGGCACAGGCGCCTCGGGGAGCCTTAAATCGCCATATGCTGAAATTGTAAGAGAGCTGAATAAGTTTAACGGAGTCCGGGTAGCTCTTGATATTCCGACCGGGCTTGATGCCGATAAGGGATCGGGCGATGAAGCCTTTGTGGCCGACCTTACAGTTACGCTTGCCGAGCTTAAAAAAGGGCTTTTTGTAAATAAAGGCGCCGTTGTTTCAGGTGAAATTAAGAAAGGGTACATAGGTCTTGCACCCGAATATTTTGATAATTTTCAAGTCGATACTTATGTAATTGAACCTGAGGATGCTTTTTTTAATTTACCTCAAAAGGCCAAAGACCTCTATAAATACAGTGCCGGTAAGGTTCTGGTAATTGCGGGTTCAAATATCCTTCCGGGAGCGTCTTTTATGACGGCTTCTTCTGTTCTGCACTCAGGCGCCGGAGCTTCAATATTGTGTTTTCCAGAATCGGCCCAGGGAGTAATCCAGAGCAAGCTGGACGAAGTAATTGTGCTTCCGTATAAAGATGAGGGCAGGGGCATTTTCAGCAAAGGTAATATTGAAGAGCTGAAGAAGCGCTTTGAATGGATGGATGTTCTGGCTATAGGCCCCGGGCTTGGGCGCGACGAGGAAACTGTTGAAGCAGTCGTTGAAACAATCAGGATGAATAAGAATAAGAAAATTGTAATTGATGCCGATGCCATCTTTGCTCTTGGAGAAGGGAAGTACAAGAGCCTTGATTTGAGTAACTGCATTCTTACTCCCCATCAGGCGGAATTTGCAAACCTCCTGGGGATCAGTCTTACTGAACTTCAGGGTGACGTTTTGACATATGGGCGCAGGTTTTCTGAGGAGACCGGGGCGCTTTTGGTTCTGAAAGGGGCCCCGACAGTTATTTTTAACTCTGACGGGGAAGCTCTTATTAACAGCACCGGGAACCCCGGGATGGCAAAGTTTGGAACCGGGGACGTTTTAACGGGTATAATTGCGGGCTTCGCAGCGCAGGCAGAGGACACAGAAGGTGCCGTAGTATCTGCAGTTTATCTGCACAGCCTCTCAGCCGACCTGCTCTTGAAGGATAAGACTGAATATGGCATAATGGCTACTGACATTATTCAAAATTTACCCGAAGCAATTAAATTTATAAGGAAATCAAGTGTTTAA
- a CDS encoding NADH-quinone oxidoreductase subunit N has protein sequence MQNHIQDIYNILPLILVGAGVFLSVVIEITSEKSDKVLPWFSVLVLLAASAYSLFSLNNTGTVYNNMLAYGGNVGIFNFLFTLAAALTVLSSMEYIKKYGSYFGEYYILILSSVLGMMMMAGAKDLFMVFIGLEQMSICFYVLAGINRKKSSANEASLKYFLLGSFATGFIVYGIALIFGTSHTTNIDTIITNFGMLTHNILFVAGMLLFLIGFSFKIAAFPFHMWVPDVYQGSATTVSGLMSTGGKAAAFSVLIIALGAVFPGSAANVFRPYFAAIATFSMLYGSIVAISQSNLKRMLAYSSIAHAGYMAIGLAAGNNESVAGIMFYLIAYTFMNLGAFGIIAMIEGENDSRLELDDYIGLSQRHPVLAALMALFMFSLSGLPPFAGFFGKYYVFISAIKADMTWLAILGVLSSVISVYFYIRVIVYMYFRDPEPAALPVHNNSKGVLAVIISALLVIGFGLFPGTLIDLITSYLR, from the coding sequence ATGCAAAACCATATTCAGGATATTTATAATATTTTACCTTTAATTCTAGTTGGTGCCGGAGTGTTCCTTTCAGTTGTAATTGAAATTACTTCTGAGAAAAGCGACAAAGTACTCCCCTGGTTTTCCGTTCTTGTACTTCTTGCAGCCTCGGCATATTCCCTCTTCAGCCTCAACAACACGGGCACGGTTTATAACAACATGCTGGCCTATGGAGGCAACGTCGGAATATTCAACTTCCTCTTTACTCTTGCTGCGGCCCTTACGGTCTTAAGCTCTATGGAGTATATAAAGAAGTACGGAAGCTATTTCGGCGAGTATTATATCCTGATCCTTTCTTCTGTTTTGGGCATGATGATGATGGCAGGAGCCAAGGACCTTTTCATGGTTTTCATCGGGCTTGAACAGATGTCAATCTGCTTTTACGTGCTTGCGGGCATTAACAGGAAAAAAAGCAGTGCAAATGAAGCTTCACTGAAGTACTTCCTTCTGGGCTCATTTGCTACAGGCTTCATAGTCTATGGCATCGCTCTTATTTTCGGAACCTCTCACACTACAAATATAGATACAATTATTACTAACTTCGGGATGCTGACGCACAACATTTTGTTTGTTGCAGGAATGCTCCTTTTCTTAATCGGATTCTCATTCAAGATTGCTGCTTTCCCATTTCATATGTGGGTGCCTGACGTTTACCAGGGAAGTGCAACCACGGTCTCGGGGCTCATGTCCACAGGCGGCAAGGCTGCTGCTTTCAGCGTCCTTATTATTGCGCTTGGAGCCGTTTTCCCCGGAAGCGCTGCAAACGTCTTCAGGCCTTACTTTGCTGCAATTGCCACCTTCTCCATGCTCTACGGCAGTATAGTTGCCATTTCGCAAAGTAATCTTAAAAGAATGCTTGCCTACTCGTCAATTGCCCACGCTGGCTATATGGCAATAGGCCTTGCTGCAGGCAACAATGAAAGCGTTGCAGGCATAATGTTTTATCTTATTGCCTACACTTTCATGAACCTTGGGGCTTTTGGTATAATTGCAATGATAGAAGGAGAAAACGACTCCAGGCTTGAACTTGACGATTACATTGGACTCAGCCAGCGTCACCCGGTGCTTGCAGCTTTAATGGCTCTTTTCATGTTCTCGCTTTCAGGGCTTCCTCCTTTTGCAGGATTCTTCGGAAAGTATTATGTCTTTATCTCTGCCATTAAGGCCGACATGACGTGGCTTGCAATTTTAGGCGTCCTTTCAAGCGTTATCAGCGTTTATTTCTATATCCGTGTAATTGTTTACATGTATTTCAGGGATCCTGAGCCCGCAGCTCTGCCGGTGCACAATAACTCCAAGGGTGTTCTTGCGGTTATTATTTCAGCACTGCTTGTAATCGGGTTCGGTTTATTCCCGGGCACTTTGATCGATCTGATTACTTCGTACCTGAGATAA
- a CDS encoding NADH-quinone oxidoreductase subunit M, giving the protein MENSQLLTYLLFLPLAGSLLLLFIDKNREQLIRWTGLAVSLAAFILSLAVFMQFDGSKAGFQFIHNIVWISNLNVSYHIGVDGISILMVMLTTFLTPITLFSSWGSIKKKVKEFTFFMLLLEVGMLGVFVSLDLFLFYIFWEAMLIPMYFIIGIWGGEKRIYASVKFFIYTMFGSLLMLIAIIWLGIYAAKFTGSFTTNLLELYKIGPAVPQEVQQWMFLAFLLSFAIKVPLFPFHTWLPDAHVQAPTSGSVILAGVLLKMGTYGILRFCLPLFPQSAMKFAPFVSVLAVIGIIYGALVAMVQKDMKKLVAYSSVSHLGFVVLGIFALTTEAIQGSVIQMVNHGLSTGALFLLVGMIYDRTHTREIAKYGGIAKIVPLYSVALMIASLSSMGLPGLNGFVGEFLILLGSFKSPVLNSWGFTIFAASGVIFAAVYLLWMYQRVVFGEVKHENLLALKDLTKKEILVLVPIFIFIIWIGIYPGTFLKLSEKSTNTIIQQVSVPSFDIRPVAGK; this is encoded by the coding sequence ATGGAAAACAGCCAATTACTTACGTATTTATTATTTTTGCCGCTGGCAGGAAGCCTACTTCTGTTATTCATTGATAAAAACAGGGAACAGCTAATCAGGTGGACGGGCCTTGCAGTTTCACTTGCCGCATTCATACTGTCACTGGCCGTATTCATGCAGTTTGACGGCTCCAAAGCGGGCTTTCAGTTCATTCACAACATCGTCTGGATCAGTAACCTTAATGTAAGTTACCACATAGGCGTTGACGGTATTTCCATACTGATGGTTATGCTTACAACTTTCCTCACCCCTATTACACTGTTCTCGAGCTGGGGAAGCATAAAGAAAAAAGTTAAGGAATTTACCTTCTTCATGCTTCTGCTTGAAGTGGGCATGCTTGGAGTATTTGTTTCACTGGATCTCTTCCTGTTCTACATTTTCTGGGAAGCAATGCTTATCCCTATGTACTTTATAATTGGTATCTGGGGAGGCGAAAAGAGGATCTATGCTTCGGTGAAGTTCTTTATTTACACCATGTTCGGAAGCCTTTTAATGCTTATTGCCATTATCTGGCTTGGAATATACGCTGCCAAATTTACCGGGTCATTTACAACAAACCTGCTTGAACTATATAAGATCGGTCCAGCCGTGCCGCAGGAAGTTCAGCAGTGGATGTTCCTGGCATTCCTTTTAAGCTTTGCAATTAAGGTTCCCTTGTTCCCGTTTCACACCTGGCTGCCTGATGCGCACGTTCAGGCGCCGACGTCAGGAAGCGTTATACTGGCCGGCGTGCTGCTTAAGATGGGAACCTACGGCATTTTAAGGTTCTGCCTGCCCCTCTTCCCGCAGTCGGCAATGAAATTTGCGCCCTTTGTCTCGGTCCTTGCCGTAATCGGAATCATCTACGGGGCCCTTGTTGCAATGGTGCAGAAGGATATGAAGAAGCTGGTTGCCTATTCATCGGTTTCACACCTGGGCTTTGTTGTCTTAGGCATATTTGCACTTACAACCGAAGCAATACAGGGAAGCGTAATTCAGATGGTGAACCACGGGCTTTCTACGGGCGCCCTCTTCCTTTTAGTGGGTATGATTTACGACCGCACTCACACAAGAGAAATTGCAAAGTACGGCGGAATTGCAAAGATAGTACCTTTGTATTCTGTAGCTTTAATGATTGCTTCGCTTTCTTCCATGGGGCTTCCGGGCTTGAACGGATTTGTGGGTGAATTCTTAATTTTACTCGGATCGTTCAAGTCGCCTGTTCTAAACAGCTGGGGCTTTACAATATTTGCCGCCTCGGGTGTTATATTTGCAGCCGTTTACCTCCTGTGGATGTACCAGAGGGTGGTATTCGGCGAAGTTAAGCACGAGAACCTTCTGGCGCTCAAAGATCTCACTAAAAAAGAGATACTGGTGCTCGTCCCGATTTTCATATTCATTATCTGGATCGGAATTTATCCGGGCACATTTTTGAAACTCTCTGAAAAATCTACAAACACAATCATTCAGCAGGTTTCAGTTCCAAGTTTCGACATAAGGCCGGTGGCAGGTAAGTAA
- the nuoL gene encoding NADH-quinone oxidoreductase subunit L — protein MVNYIYLTILLPLLGFLINGVFGKRINNEKITGIIGSGSVGLSFIIVLVTFFQTLQLPAGDRRQEIELFTWLSAGGLNIKVAYLVDQLSLVMALVVTGVGFLIHVYSIGYMHGDKSFWRFFAYLNLFIFAMMNLILANNFVLLFLGWEGVGLCSYLLIGFWYNRKFEKGTTSQAAKKAFVVNRIGDFGFLLGMFLIFMTFDSLNFQEVFSKAELFPVSEKVFSFIALFLFIGATGKSAQIPLFVWLPDAMAGPTPVSALIHAATMVTAGVYMVARCSIIFASAPAVMTLIAVVGLLTAFFAATVGLVQNDIKKVLAYSTVSQLGYMFLAMGVGAFTSGIFHVMTHAFFKALLFLGAGSIIHSMHDEQDIRHFGGLKKYMPKTYMTFLIAALAISGFPGLSGFFSKDEILWYAYAQGNILLWIVGVLTAVMTAFYMFRLVFLTFYGKEKFSHEVHPHESPSVMTVPLMVLAFLSVVGGYIGLPAVFSGEGGNLFESWLAPIFTSAERKLEFYGSHSHAEEFLLMFVSVAAALCSIYFAYYVYTKRQDIAERTSWKLRKLYNLLLNKYYVDEFYEAAVVQPLQKGSEALLWKFTDSKIIDGVVNGSAALINRTASFIRRFQTGVAQFYALIMMVGIAVALFWIIISL, from the coding sequence GTTTTTGGAAAAAGAATTAATAACGAAAAGATAACCGGCATAATAGGTTCGGGCAGCGTCGGCCTGTCTTTTATAATTGTTCTTGTGACTTTCTTCCAGACACTTCAGCTTCCGGCGGGGGACAGAAGACAGGAAATTGAACTTTTTACGTGGCTTAGCGCAGGCGGCCTTAATATTAAGGTTGCGTATCTCGTCGACCAGCTTTCGCTTGTTATGGCACTGGTAGTTACAGGCGTGGGGTTCCTTATCCATGTTTATTCAATCGGCTACATGCACGGAGACAAGAGCTTCTGGCGCTTTTTTGCATATCTTAACCTCTTTATCTTTGCAATGATGAACCTGATACTGGCCAATAACTTTGTACTCTTGTTCTTAGGATGGGAGGGCGTGGGCTTATGCAGCTATCTTTTAATAGGATTCTGGTACAACAGGAAGTTCGAAAAAGGCACTACAAGCCAGGCCGCAAAGAAAGCGTTTGTTGTTAACAGGATAGGCGACTTCGGATTCCTCCTCGGAATGTTTTTAATTTTCATGACTTTCGACAGCCTGAACTTCCAGGAGGTATTCTCAAAGGCTGAACTTTTCCCGGTAAGCGAGAAAGTTTTCAGCTTTATTGCTCTTTTCCTTTTTATCGGTGCAACCGGAAAATCGGCCCAGATCCCGCTTTTCGTATGGCTTCCGGACGCTATGGCGGGTCCGACTCCTGTATCGGCCCTTATTCACGCCGCCACCATGGTTACAGCAGGCGTTTATATGGTTGCCCGCTGCTCAATTATTTTTGCCTCTGCACCGGCAGTTATGACTTTAATTGCTGTTGTAGGACTTCTGACGGCTTTCTTTGCCGCAACCGTGGGACTGGTGCAGAACGATATTAAGAAGGTTTTGGCCTACTCAACCGTAAGCCAGCTGGGCTACATGTTCCTGGCCATGGGTGTTGGAGCCTTTACTTCAGGCATTTTCCACGTAATGACGCACGCCTTCTTTAAGGCCCTTCTGTTCCTTGGTGCAGGCTCTATAATCCACTCCATGCACGACGAGCAGGATATAAGGCATTTCGGTGGACTTAAAAAATACATGCCTAAAACCTACATGACATTTTTAATTGCAGCCCTTGCTATTTCCGGATTCCCGGGGCTTTCGGGATTTTTCAGCAAGGATGAGATCCTGTGGTATGCATATGCACAGGGTAATATTCTTCTCTGGATCGTTGGCGTGCTTACGGCAGTTATGACGGCTTTTTATATGTTCCGCCTTGTGTTCCTGACTTTCTATGGGAAGGAGAAGTTCTCTCATGAGGTTCATCCGCATGAGTCTCCTTCTGTTATGACGGTGCCTTTAATGGTGCTTGCATTCCTGTCTGTAGTTGGCGGCTATATAGGTCTTCCTGCCGTTTTCTCGGGCGAAGGCGGAAACCTTTTTGAAAGCTGGCTTGCCCCCATATTCACGAGTGCCGAAAGGAAGCTTGAATTCTACGGCTCGCATTCGCACGCTGAAGAGTTCCTTTTGATGTTTGTTTCGGTTGCAGCAGCATTGTGCTCAATATACTTTGCTTACTACGTTTATACAAAGCGTCAGGACATTGCAGAGAGGACTTCCTGGAAGCTCAGGAAACTCTACAACCTTCTTCTCAATAAGTACTATGTTGATGAATTCTATGAGGCCGCAGTAGTTCAGCCTTTGCAGAAGGGGTCAGAGGCCTTGCTCTGGAAATTCACGGACAGTAAAATTATAGACGGAGTTGTTAACGGATCCGCTGCCCTTATAAACAGGACGGCCTCCTTTATCCGTCGTTTTCAAACAGGTGTCGCTCAGTTCTATGCCCTCATAATGATGGTGGGTATAGCAGTTGCTTTATTCTGGATAATTATAAGCCTATAA